The Sphingobacteriales bacterium genome contains the following window.
CCGTCTTTGCCGGTCAGTGAAATCTTGGGAAGTACGGTATCCGAGCCAACGCCGTAGATACTGGTACCTTCCAATTGAAAACCGCCGCTGAATTTCACTTCTTTTCCGAGTGTATTAAAATTGACGTTATTGCTGTAAGAACGGAATTTTGGATATAATCTTTCCTGTGATTTTGCCTGCAATAATTTATCCGTGTAGGCACCCAACAGAACCTCACTCAGGACGGGTTTAAATGTAAACTTTGCAGAATCTATCTGGATATCCGATTTGCTGAAATTAATCTGATGGTTACCAAACTGTACAAAATTATTGGCTGGATCAAAACCTGCCCTCTGTAAGGTCATGCTGCCGGTTGTGCCAATCCATAAATTTTCCAGGGGGTAATATTTTCCTTTTTCATTTCTGATGGTAAGGGTATCCGAATTGGAAGTACCAATCAGCTCTGTGGCTGCAAATGTAAATACAGGCTTATCCCCTATAAGGTCAACGGTATAATCTCCGGTAGCCTGCCAGGTGTTGGTATTGGTGAAATACAATGCATTCTTCTTATATAGATTGGAGAGATATTCTATATAACTGGAAAACTCCTTAACATTCCCGATCTTCCCTTTATCTATCAAGGTTTGAAGAATATCGAAGTTTTTATCAATAGCTGCTGCGTTGGCTTTTGTGGCATCCAATGTCATTAACATGGCCGCAAACTGCATGAACACCGGGTATGCGGGTGCCTTTTTGACCAACATGGTTTGTGAAATGCCTTTAATCTTAAAAAGATAAGCTGCAGCCTTTCCCGTCGTTACGGATGACGGAAATTTATCCGCAATCTCTTTGCAGTCATCTCTTGTGCAGGTTCTTATAAAATCGGTATATGCTTTAGCAAAACCCGCATTATCTGCAGGAAATTCTTTCGGGTATTGTGCATGCAGTAAATGAGTCGTAGCAAAAAGAAATACAATTAAGTTCAACAGTTTTTTCATCGCTCGTTAATTTTCTTTTTTCTGAAATACCAAACACTCCCAGTTTTCCAGGTTACTATGATAGTTAGCTATCAAATTACATTCCAATGCTTTGTCCAAAATACATTTTGCGTCCTGGGTGTAAAACCCTGAAATGAATAAATGACCGTTATTAACCAACAACGATGCTAATTTGCCCATATTTTCCAGTAAGAAATTCCGATGGATGTTCGCAAGGATGCGGTTAAATGTTCGTTGTCCTAACGTATCCAAATCACCTATAAGAGCCGTTATGCTTTTGGATTGATTCAATTCTATATTTTCCAGACAGTTTTTATAACACCATTCGTCATTATCCAGCGCGGTGCAGTTGTCTGCGCCAAGCTTTTCAGCCAGTATGGCCAATATGCCTGTACCTGAACCGCAGTCTAATACTGATGTATGTTTAAAATCTATCAGCCGCATGCGCCGCATCATCTGCAGCGTAGTCGGATGATGCCCGGTACCAAATGACATCTTAGGTTCAATCACAATATCATAAGGCACCTGCTGATTGACAGGGTGGAAGGTGGCATGTACGTAAACAAACCCATCTATTAACAACGGATGAAAACTGCGTTCCCATTGTTCATTCCAGTTTTTGTTTTCCAGTGCATTTTTTTGGACTGTAAGCTGATAGGTTTCGGCTATCTCCTTAATAAATTTTTCGCCATCCGTTTGCTGTATGTCATTCAGATAAAGTTCGATGCAATCATCTTTTTCCTCAAAGCCTTCCGAATCAACTTCAAAAAATAATCCGGCGAAATCTTCTCTATCAAAATTTACCGGATACGATATGGTATATACGTGAATCATTTGATCAGTGCATTGCTTTTATAATATCCGAAAACTCCTGTACTTTCAGGGAAGCACCTCCGACCAGTCCGCCGTCGATATCAGGGCTGGCAAACAGTTCTTCCGCATTCTTCGCATTCACGCTGCCACCGTAGAGGATGGTTAGCTGTTCCGCAGTTTCCTTATTATATTTCTTTGAAATCTCTTTACGGATAAATGCATGGACCTCTTGCGCCTGCTCAGGTGTGGCTGTTTTCCCTGTACCAATAGCCCAAACCGGTTCATAGGCGATTACCATACTCCTGATGTCATTTTCAGGAAGCTGGAAAATGCAGTTATCCAGTTGTGTTTTGATGTATGCGAAATAACCATCCTGTTCTCTGACTTCGAGCGGTTCGCCACAGCAAAAAATCGGGTTCAGATTTTCTTTGTGAGCCTGTTGTATTTTGAGCAGCAGCTGCTCATCCGTTTCATTGAAATATTGTCTTCTTTCTGAATGTCCTATGATAACATATCGAACATCCAGTGAAGCAATGATTTTAGCGGATACTTCTCCCGTGTATGCCCCCTGTGCATACTCGCTGCAATTCTGAGCGGCGGCATAGAGATGCGGATATTTTACAAACATGGAGGAACAGTAATGAATGTAGGGGAACGGTGTTGCAATGACGACTTCTTTCGCTGCAGACAATTTATAAGAATCATAATTATCCAGTAACCCGTTAATCAGCACCACCGCCTCACTTTTAACGGCATTCATTTTCCAGTTTCCTGCTATAATCTTTCTGCGCATTATTTTCTGAATTCTGCTGTCTGTTCAAAAATGTGTTTCAATATTTTTTTATCGGTTTCCGTAATTTCTATACCCCGTCGTTCCATCACCCGTTGTGCCACTTCGCAGGCAATCTCTAATTGAAAAATGCCATTCTCACCCCAGGCAAAATCGCGTATAAATTTTGGATGAAAGCCTGCTCCAAACACATTGGCACAAACGCCGGCCACCGTGCCGGTGTTAAACATGGTATTGATGCTGCTTTTGGAATGGTCGCCCATAATCAATCCGCAGAACTGCAAATCAGAATTCACATAATCCTTCGCAGCATAATCCCACACCTTAACTTTTCCATAGTTGTTTTTCAGGTTGGAGTTATTCGTATCTGCTCCCAGGTTACACCACTCCCCTATGACGGAATTTCCTAAAAATCCGTCGTGTGCTTTATTGGAATATCCAAAAA
Protein-coding sequences here:
- a CDS encoding triose-phosphate isomerase, which codes for MRRKIIAGNWKMNAVKSEAVVLINGLLDNYDSYKLSAAKEVVIATPFPYIHYCSSMFVKYPHLYAAAQNCSEYAQGAYTGEVSAKIIASLDVRYVIIGHSERRQYFNETDEQLLLKIQQAHKENLNPIFCCGEPLEVREQDGYFAYIKTQLDNCIFQLPENDIRSMVIAYEPVWAIGTGKTATPEQAQEVHAFIRKEISKKYNKETAEQLTILYGGSVNAKNAEELFASPDIDGGLVGGASLKVQEFSDIIKAMH
- the prmA gene encoding 50S ribosomal protein L11 methyltransferase, translating into MIHVYTISYPVNFDREDFAGLFFEVDSEGFEEKDDCIELYLNDIQQTDGEKFIKEIAETYQLTVQKNALENKNWNEQWERSFHPLLIDGFVYVHATFHPVNQQVPYDIVIEPKMSFGTGHHPTTLQMMRRMRLIDFKHTSVLDCGSGTGILAILAEKLGADNCTALDNDEWCYKNCLENIELNQSKSITALIGDLDTLGQRTFNRILANIHRNFLLENMGKLASLLVNNGHLFISGFYTQDAKCILDKALECNLIANYHSNLENWECLVFQKKEN